A stretch of the Lepidochelys kempii isolate rLepKem1 chromosome 15, rLepKem1.hap2, whole genome shotgun sequence genome encodes the following:
- the LOC140898528 gene encoding 2'-5'-oligoadenylate synthase 1-like, which produces MWLNQSMGLYQMPAEELDTFITNNLQPNQVFKMQISTAINTIFLFLTQNCFRNSGSAMRVLKVVKAGSSGKGTALKDVSDVDLVVFVSKITDFRALKAERKKIIAEIQTRLEECRGSLGKDLVLSIKKTKWENPRVLTFTLTSNTMGEHIDFDVLPAFDALGQLYRGYKPDPEVYVRLMDSDPEGSEFSPCFTELQRNFVMALPTKLKSLIRLVKHWYKQYVLPHKKKLGREESLPPQYALELLSVCAWERGGRGPAFNMAEGFRTVLELIRQHAQLCVYWTINYGFENETLGWYLKYQLYKSRPIILDPADPTGIVGHGSRWDLVAQEAERCCAQQCCWKRNGSPVQPWNVPLQQTWRAAEGDDFDLQSRTTDKEYPITENQMFANGSHAAEEESYCTLL; this is translated from the exons ATGTGGCTCAACCAGAGCATGGGGCTCTACCAGATGCCAGCTGAGGAACTCGATACATTCATCACCAACAACCTGCAGCCCAACCAAGTTTTCAAGATGCAGATCAGCACAGCCATTAACACAATCTTCCTATTTCTGACCCAAAACTGCTTCAGAAACTCTGGCTCTGCCATGCGGGTGCTGAAGGTGGTTAAG GCCGGCTCGTCAGGGAAGGGCACGGCCCTGAAAGACGTCTCCGATGTGGACCTCGTTGTGTTTGTCAGCAAGATTACAGATTTCCGGGCCCTGAAAGCAGAACGGAAAAAAATCATTGCTGAAATCCAGACAAGGCTGGAGGAATGCAGAGGGTCCCTGGGAAAAGACCTAGTGCTGAGCATTAAGAAAACAAAGTGGGAGAACCCCCGTGTGCTCACTTTTACCCTAACATCTAATACCATGGGGGAGCATATTGATTTTGATGTGCTGCCAGCTTTCGACGCCCTAG GCCAGCTGTACAGAGGCTATAAACCCGACCCCGAGGTGTACGTCAGGCTGATGGACAGCGATCCCGAAGGGAGCGAGTTCTCCCCCTGCTTCACCGAGCTGCAGAGGAATTTCGTCATGGCTCTCCCCACCAAACTGAAGAGTCTGATCCGCCTGGTGAAACACTGGTACAAACAG TATGTCCTTCCTCACAAAAAGAAGCTGGGGCGGGAAgagtccctgcccccccagtACGCGCTGGagctcctgtctgtctgtgcctGGGAAAGAGGGGGCAGGGGTCCAGCCTTCAACATGGCCGAGGGCTTCCGGACGGTGCTGGAGCTGATCCGGCAGCATGCCCAACTCTGTGTCTATTGGACCATCAACTACGGCTTTGAGAATGAAACCCTGGGATGGTATCTGAAGTATCAGCTCTATAAATCCAG GCCCATCATCCTGGACCCGGCAGATCCAACGGGGATCGTGGGGCACGGGAGCCGCTGGGACCTGGTTGCACAGGAGGCTGAGCGCTGCTGTGCCCAGCAATGCTGCTGGAAGCGCAATGGATCCCCGGTTCAGCCCTGGAATGTGCCG TTGCAGCAGACATGGAGAGCAGCTGAAGGAGATGATTTTGATCTGCAGTCTCGGACTACGGACAAAGAATACCCCATCACTGAGAACCAGATGTTTGCAAATGGTAGCCATGCTGCAGAGGAGGAATCCTACTGCACGCTCCTCTGA
- the ISG15 gene encoding ubiquitin-like protein ISG15: MALWLSVKLLTGEMHSLEVTSTMTVSAFKAQIAKKTGVSPYQQKLACQNGAYVELRDGSRLSDYQLKPGDIVLLMVQNEEPITLFVKNDKGRTSTYTVLPSDGVTQFKGRVQQQENIQQEQFWLSFEGKPLEDGHKLGDYNIAPHCTIFLHLRLRGGLSPRVQPS, encoded by the exons ATG gccctGTGGCTCAGCGTGAAGCTGCTGACCGGCGAGATGCACAGCTTGGAGGTCACCAGCACTATGACCGTCTCGGCTTTCAAGGCCCAGATTGCCAAGAAGACAGGGGTGTCCCCgtaccagcagaagttggcctgCCAGAACGGGGCCTATGTGGAGCTGCGTGATGGCTCCCGGCTCTCCGACTACCAGCTCAAGCCCGGAGACATCGTCCTGTTGATGGTACAGAACGAGGAGCCCATCACCCTCTTCGTGAAGAATGACAAGGGCAGGACCAGCACCTACACTGTCCTCCCCTCCGACGGGGTCACCCAGTTCAAGGGgcgggtccagcagcaggagaacATCCAGCAGGAGCAGTTCTGGCTCAGCTTTGAGGGGAAACCGCTCGAGGACGGCCACAAGCTGGGAGACTACAACATCGCCCCCCACTGCACCATCTTCCTGCACCTGCGTCTGCGGGGGGGGCTGAGCCCCAGGGTCCAGCCTTCCTGA
- the LOC140898861 gene encoding LOW QUALITY PROTEIN: 2'-5'-oligoadenylate synthase 1-like (The sequence of the model RefSeq protein was modified relative to this genomic sequence to represent the inferred CDS: inserted 2 bases in 1 codon), which produces MGERRGTGDLPGGGSLGKGTSLKGGSDADLVVFLSCFKGYSDQETTRAAIIKEIKRMLEKCQQQKQFEVSIKQSRWPNPRVLSFMMSSKTLDESIEFDMLPACNALSSGAKPDSQVYKELIXTATPRGGEFSTCFTELQRDFVVDRRTKVKSLIRLVKYWYKQSTWKRGSPCPPQYALELLSVYAWEQGSRDRAFDMAKGFRTVLELIRHYKKLSVYWTINYNFADKLLERFLHRQLQKDRRKLQSVQAG; this is translated from the exons GGTGGCTCCCTGGGCAAAGGCACGTCACTGAAAGGTGGTTCCGATGCCGACCTCGTGGTGTTCCTCAGCTGCTTCAAAGGGTACAGCGATCAGGAGACGACCCGGGCAGCGATCATCAAGGAGATCAAGAGGATGCTGGAGAAGTGCCAGCAGCAGAAGCAGTTTGAGGTGTCAATTAAGCAGTCCCGGTGGCCGAACCCCCGTGTGCTGAGCTTCATGATGAGTTCCAAGACGCTCGATGAATCCATAGAGTTTGACATGCTGCCAGCCTGCAACGCCCTGT CCTCGGGTGCCAAGCCTGACTCCCAGGTGTACAAGGAGCTGAT CACAGCTACTCCCAGGGGGGGCGAGTTCTCTACCTGCTTCACTGAGCTGCAGCGGGATTTCGTGGTGGATCGCCGCACCAAAGTGAAAAGCCTGATCCGCCTGGTGAAATACTGGTACAAGCAG AGTACCTGGAAGCGGGggagtccctgccccccccagtaTGCGCTGGAGCTCCTGTCTGTCTACGcctgggagcagggcagcaggGATCGAGCCTTCGACATGGCCAAGGGCTTCCGGACGGTGCTGGAGCTGATCCGGCATTACAAGAAGCTCTCTGTCTATTGGACCATCAACTACAACTTTGCGGACAAGCTCCTGGAACGATTCTTGCACCGTCAGCTCCAGAAAGACAG aCGCAAATTGCAGTCGGTGCAGGCAGGGTAA